A window from Ignavibacteriota bacterium encodes these proteins:
- the metG gene encoding methionine--tRNA ligase: MSKEKILVSSALPYANGPIHLGHLSGAYLPADIYVRYKRLKGDDIIYICGSDEHGVPITISADKEKVKPQVIIDRYHELNKSAFEKFGMSFDIYSRTSLPIHHETGKEFFKDFHDNNLLIEKKSMQFYDNKAKMFLPDRYVEGTCPRCGFLEARSDECESCGSLYEPHELLNPKSKISGDTPELKETSHWYFPLGNYQDFLEKYIEEMNQKYVWKENVLQYCKSWFKDGLKDRAVTRDLDWGIKVPLKNSEGKVIYVWFEAVLGYISATKKLGEEKNYPNLWKEFWQGKETKYVAFIGKDNVVFHTIIFPAMLKAWNDNNESKYILPQNVPANEFLNFEGKKFSKSRGWGIDVDEFLNLFPADPLRYTLASNLPENKDTDFYWKEFQAKNNNELADILGNFINRTFIFVSKHFENSVPERKVLSELDKNMLDFIESYPNKISELLENYKAKDAVLEMMNLARNANKYFNDSEPWKKVKTNRDECGTTINICLQAIYTLAEIFFPVIPFSSEKIFTMLNAKPTDWMNCGKNNLQFGHKLNSSEILFNKIEDEEIQKQIDKLPNTVEVKKDLEISYDDFLKTKLKIAKIVTAENVNKSNKLLKLQVEVGEVKKQIIAGIAQSYSPNDLINKKVVIVNNLKPTKLFGEVSEGMILAVEDNDGKLNVIEVSENVKTGTEVK; encoded by the coding sequence AGTTTCTTCTGCGTTACCTTATGCAAATGGCCCAATTCATTTAGGACATTTAAGCGGTGCTTATTTGCCGGCAGATATTTATGTTCGATATAAAAGACTAAAGGGCGATGATATTATTTACATTTGCGGATCTGATGAACATGGAGTTCCAATCACCATTTCTGCCGATAAAGAAAAAGTTAAACCTCAAGTAATAATTGATAGATATCATGAATTGAACAAATCTGCATTCGAAAAATTTGGAATGAGTTTCGATATATATTCACGTACAAGTTTGCCAATTCATCATGAAACCGGAAAAGAATTTTTCAAAGATTTCCATGATAATAATTTGTTGATCGAAAAAAAATCAATGCAGTTTTATGATAATAAAGCAAAAATGTTTTTACCGGATAGATATGTTGAAGGAACTTGTCCACGCTGCGGATTTTTAGAAGCAAGATCAGATGAATGTGAAAGTTGCGGATCACTTTATGAACCACACGAATTATTAAATCCAAAAAGTAAAATCAGCGGAGATACTCCTGAACTTAAAGAAACTTCACATTGGTATTTTCCGCTTGGAAATTATCAAGATTTTTTGGAAAAATATATTGAAGAAATGAATCAGAAATATGTCTGGAAAGAAAATGTTCTTCAATATTGTAAAAGCTGGTTTAAAGACGGATTAAAAGATAGAGCCGTAACAAGAGATTTAGATTGGGGAATAAAAGTTCCACTTAAAAATTCAGAAGGAAAAGTAATATACGTTTGGTTCGAAGCAGTTTTAGGTTATATATCCGCAACAAAAAAATTGGGCGAAGAAAAAAATTATCCAAATCTTTGGAAAGAATTTTGGCAAGGAAAGGAAACAAAATATGTTGCGTTTATCGGAAAAGATAATGTTGTTTTTCATACAATAATTTTTCCTGCAATGTTAAAAGCATGGAATGATAATAATGAATCAAAATATATTTTACCTCAAAATGTTCCAGCAAATGAATTTCTAAATTTTGAAGGAAAGAAATTTTCCAAATCTCGCGGTTGGGGAATTGATGTTGATGAATTTTTAAATTTGTTTCCGGCTGATCCTTTGCGATATACTTTGGCAAGTAATTTACCGGAAAATAAAGACACCGATTTTTATTGGAAAGAATTTCAAGCAAAAAACAATAATGAACTTGCTGATATTTTAGGAAATTTTATTAACAGAACTTTCATCTTTGTTAGTAAACATTTTGAAAATTCAGTTCCGGAAAGAAAAGTATTATCCGAGCTTGATAAAAATATGTTGGATTTTATAGAATCTTATCCGAATAAAATTTCCGAACTTCTTGAAAATTATAAAGCAAAAGATGCAGTTCTTGAAATGATGAACTTAGCAAGAAATGCGAATAAATATTTTAATGATTCAGAACCGTGGAAAAAAGTAAAAACTAATAGAGATGAATGCGGAACAACAATAAATATTTGCCTTCAAGCAATTTATACTTTAGCAGAAATTTTCTTTCCAGTAATTCCATTTTCATCCGAAAAAATATTTACAATGTTGAATGCAAAACCAACAGATTGGATGAATTGCGGTAAAAATAATTTACAATTTGGGCACAAATTAAATTCATCGGAAATATTATTTAACAAAATTGAAGATGAAGAAATTCAGAAACAAATTGATAAATTGCCCAATACTGTTGAGGTTAAAAAGGATTTAGAAATTAGTTATGATGATTTTCTTAAAACAAAATTAAAAATTGCAAAGATTGTCACTGCAGAAAATGTAAACAAAAGTAACAAATTATTAAAACTACAAGTTGAAGTTGGTGAAGTGAAAAAACAAATAATTGCTGGAATTGCACAAAGTTATTCACCCAATGATTTGATAAATAAAAAAGTTGTAATTGTAAATAATCTTAAACCAACAAAACTTTTTGGTGAAGTTTCTGAAGGAATGATTTTAGCTGTTGAAGATAACGACGGAAAATTAAATGTAATTGAAGTAAGTGAAAATGTTAAAACTGGAACAGAAGTAAAATAA